One Geotrypetes seraphini chromosome 15, aGeoSer1.1, whole genome shotgun sequence genomic window carries:
- the LOC117349304 gene encoding myb-related transcription factor, partner of profilin-like, with amino-acid sequence MVSEYETNALKLEESTIVSDKEKFNRGESSMQVEETGRGRQGEKQEVDRQKSGKSQKLAEEKMGKKAREAGSEESQSEGASKAGPSFQEHSTRVRAVGFTFQEDEMLFKGIIENYSALYGKESLSLSRATKNNLWKEIATAVSNVGVSPRNVEQCRRRYYVLCCKLNKKMSMMDQHRKGAKKGQPCPVTLSKMERRFQDIMCTVAVEGLPKYLDTYDVAPQEFHSQLPASETKDIPKDSMAAFEGWDADDLPPPPSCLKDRADATTRFKRLLPDVDLKSLPSSPVTRLSTPTLGPLKSQKPELR; translated from the exons ATGGTGAGTGAGTATGAGACAAATGCATTAAAGCTGGAAGAGTCTACGATTGTTAGTGACAAAGAGAAGTTCAATAGGGGTGAGAGCAGCATGCAAGTGGAGGAGACGGGCagggggaggcagggggagaaACAGGAGGTAGACAGACAGAAATCGGGAAAGAGCCAGAAACTGGCAGAGgagaaaatggggaagaaagcgAGGGAAGCGGGGAGTGAGGAGTCTCAGTCAGAAGGAGCATCAAAGGCTGGTCCTAGCTTTCAGGAGCACAGTACCCGTGTCCGTGCTGTAGGCTTTACATTCCAGGAGGATGAGATGCTATTCAAGGGAATAATAGAAAACTACAGCGCCCTCTATGGGAAGGAATCGTTGAGTTTATCCAGGGCCACAAAAAACAATCTCTGGAAAGAAATTGCGACAGCGGTCAGTAATGTGGGCGTTTCGCCCCGAAACGTTGAGCAGTGCAGGCGCAGGTACTACGTCCTTTGCTGCAAGCTCAATAAAAAAATGAGCATGATGGACCAACACCGTAAAGGCGCTAAGAAAGGGCAGCCGTGTCCTGTCACTCTTTCCAAGATGGAGCGACGGTTCCAGGATATCATGTGCACTGTGGCTGTCGAAGGCCTGCCCAAGTACCTGGATACTTATGATGTAGCACCACAAG AGTTCCATTCACAGCTACCTGCCTCAGAAACCAAGGATATCCCCAAGGATTCCATGGCAGCGTTTGAGGGATGGGATGCTGATGATCTACCGCCTCCTCCCAGCTGTCTCAAGGACCGAGCAGATGCTACTACCCGCTTTAAAAGGCTGTTGCCAGATGTTGACCTTAAATCACTGCCTTCCTCGCCTGTTACACGTCTGTCGACTCCTACGCTTGGCCCTTTGAAGTCCCAAAAACCTGAGCTTCGGTGA